A stretch of DNA from Mauremys mutica isolate MM-2020 ecotype Southern chromosome 25, ASM2049712v1, whole genome shotgun sequence:
AGCTCAGTCAACATACTCCTGGTGAAGCCTGGTAGTTAAGACACAGGACAAATGCTTAGCCTGAACTGGTGTATATGGGGCCAGCATCCAGTGCCCAAGGGGGGGGAGATACTAGATACCACAAGAGCTCTTCCTAAGCTAGTACACTCTGGTTTCTGGCACCAGGAAACCTTGTTTGCTCCCCATTCCTCCCCTACAgaacaaaccacacacacacacaccagcctacCTTCCTTCTACTGCCTCTTGGGCAGCAGCCCATCAAAGACACGAGTGGCAGGGGCCGGAGACTGCACATGTGTCTTCTCCAAGTACCACTCCTGCTGCTTTCCGCAGCCCCAGGGAAAGGTGAGAAAGTGAAGTCACAGACCTGTAGTCGCCCAGGCGTGTGCATATAGagatatatattaatatatttatgATCGTTAGGGGCAGGTGGGGGTGTTCATTTAAATGTCCACATCAAAATACATGTGCACCAAATTCCAGACAAATGTTTCGTACCTGCTGTTGATATTTACTAGATAACgttcgatttaaaaaaaaaaaatttccatggCTTTAAGTTCCACACGATTGGAGGGaggaagaacaaacaaacaaactgcgaAGAGGAGAGCAAGCTGCTGCGGCTTTGGTTAGTTCTGTACTGGCAGAGTTTGGGTCAGGGCTATATGCTTTGGAGTAGACAGGCTGCAGTTCGTCCCAGTCGAAGCCACCCTCGAGGGTAGTTAATACGGTGGTTGCCCAGGGAGAGAATACTGACGAGGAGAGTGGAGAGAGGCTTTGATCCTCTAGCCGTCTGGCCCCCAGGGGGTGCTAAGCACCACAGCTCCCCTTGCAATCAGTGGGAGtttcagcacctcccaggatcagGCCAAGGAAGTGGCTCCACCCTAATATAACCACCATGCTGTGATTTGTCTATGGCACAAGGAAAGCTCGGCTTATTCTGCTACGTGCTACTCCAAGTGCACCAGAAGCAGCCCGTAGCTTGGGGGAATAGCTCTCCTGGGCGCTGCCCACCTTGCCTGTGGGGGGCTGCTTCaaagcacagctgcagcagcgcAGTTCAGACAGGGCCGTTGTTGTTAGGCTGGGTTTTAAACTAGTTCAGTAAACAGGCTTTGGGATCCAGTCTGGACACAGGCTAGTGAGCACAGCTGATGAGTAACTCATCACTCAGCTGAGGAGTAGGAGCTTCTGCTTTGGAAATCAGCTGTGTCCAAAAGCATTTGAGGGGAGGTGCTCACTTTCATGCTTAAAATAACAAGAGAGAAAGATGTTTGTTTAAGGTACTGTGGAGAAATTTCTGCCCTGGTCAATGATCAAAAATGATCATTGAAATGAAAGCAGAATAGAAGCAACGTGTAAGGACTTGGCTGTAACATCAGGACCTCAGGAATGGTGATCCAAATTAGCTAACGGTGCAAGTTAAAAGtagattagttaaactgcatacagggctggctccaggcaccagcacagcaagcaggtgcttggggcggccagtggaaaggggcagtgggtccctcttggagggaaggacccgccgccgaagaataagaatgaagcggcagcggtagagctgctgccaaagtgccgcgatcagcacttttttttttccctctcactgcttggggcggcaaaaacactggagctggccctgactgcataaaacccctgtgtggacactctggtTCAGAATTAAGGGGGCCTTACTTCACTTCAGTTTAATTCACTTTTGAATTAAAATAcaccaaattaaggccacttcaGTTCAGAATGAGAGTGTCCACgcaggggtttaatgcagtttaactgtTCCACTTTACTTTCCTGAGTGTGCTTGTGCAAACAAGCCTCAGAAATTCAGATTCAGTGGAGTGTTTTAAATGCAAACTAGTTACATTTTGGTGGGGGACAGGGCTTTCTAGCTACATGTCACACACTGCCTCCTACATCTCATTATTCCACGGCCCTTTCCCACTGTGATCTGCTcagaggggacagggctggggaactggagacttgggggaggggagattttcaaaggacagtgatgtacctaactcccattggtacCTGTGGAAAATCTCACTCTTGCTTGCTTAGAAATGTGCTTCAGTGAACCACTTGTAACGGAAACCTAAATCAACAGTGTCCTCTTAACCCCACACCTGAATGTGGTACCACACTCATGTCCTTCTTGCTGTAGCAGCCTTCCTGGAACAAGGGTTTATGGGAAGCGTGGCTCTATGAATAGAAGCTGCCCCTGATTAGGCTTCCACCTGCCTCCTGGACAGAGGCAAGCCCTGTCAGGAGGTCAATTTCAAGTCACCTGATGGGTGTGGAGGAAGAGGGGTCACGCAGGGGGTGATGATGTAGGTGGACCCTAGCTGCTGTGATCAAGTCACAGATTCGGAGACCTGCCTTGGGGCTAACGGGAGTACGGACACTCCATAGCCTCATGAGAactagtttgtttttgtttctttaaaaaaataaaagaatcactTGAAAAAAGAATTCAAGGTGAAGGTAAAAATAAACATATGTGACTAACACCCACTCTCCTGAACGGGTGTGCAAACTGCATAGAGAAGACCTTGTTtcaaggtcgggggggggggggagaaaaggggacCCAGAgaatgtgctttttaaaagaaaaaaagtagggggcgggggaagaaatCCAGAAGTTCAAAGAGTCCAACTCTGCAAAGCTAGAAATGGAGTCAGATCAGCCACTGGGTATGGAGACGCTCCTGGACTTCCTACTTTCCTGCAGTGCCCCCAAGCTGCCTCAAGGGCAGCAGGAGTCTCTTCCTACCCATCAGTCCTCAGCATTTCTTCTTGAGGAGCTCCTGCAGATAGCAGCAAACTTCTACAGCTGAGTCCCAGGGCACTACGGTGGCCTGGAAGGCTCTGGGTTGCTTTTTCTCCATCTCCTGGGTCATCTGGTGCATGGGGTAGCCCTTCCGTGGGAAGGCAATATCTGTGGAAGTCAAAGCCACGGAAGGGCAGAAGTCATTGGCCCCGTCCCCGATGTAGAAAACGTTCTCAAATTCTGTCCCCTCCTGGGCCCGCTCCGTCAGGTACTCGGTGAGGATTTTGCGCTTACACATGTTTGCGGGGCACTGGGGGCACTTGTGAGCGTGATAGGGCCCCAAGGTGAGGTAGCCCCTCTTATCAAACCCAGAGGGGTTGCTAAAGATTTTGCGGAAGAGGGAGTAGACGCCGGCGGCTCTCAAAGTGCACTCGATGCCAAACATGTTGGCGTCCGAGAGGAGGATGATCTCAAACTGGTCTTGGTTCTTGGAAAGGAACTGGAAGAGCTCCGGCATTCCAGGAGACAGTGGGATGTTCTCATAGATGGTTTTGTAGTTCAGCATCTTGACCCCTTGGTCTCCCAGGTACTCGAAGACGCGCTGCATGTACTCGTTATAGAAGCCATCCCGGAAGGTCTGGCGGATGTGCTCTGGAAGCGCCTGGCCCGGAGCGGCCCTGATGACCGAGTCATCACTGTTCTCGTTGATGATCGTCTCATCAAAGTCAAAGGCTAGGAGGTATTTTGGAGGCTTGGGGGCAGCCATGCTGACGCCCTGTGAGTTGAACCAATGAGACACATCAGTTACTCAAGACGGGGGAGGGCTTTTTGCCCCAGACACCCTGGTGGTGGTAATGGAATCAATCTGACCTGGGTGGCAGAACGATCAAAGTAACGCTATTTAGGTAAATCAGGgctgcctctccctctctccatATATTTTTCTATCCTAGCTGGGGACCTAATCTGTTCCTTGTGTATCTTAACCCTGACCTGAAGAGGCTTACACACCCTGTAAAGAGATCATTTTGTCACTCTTAATCCTGGACTTTCCTACCCTCGAGACGGTCACTGTGCCAAGCTGCGCACTGGACTCATGCTCACAAGAAGATCTAGTTAACCTTAGGGCGACACTTTGACTCTGCAAAACTGCAACTGGGGCATCTGTATTTATCTGGCTCTCAATAAGTCCCACTCAATGTGCTGGTTTACATGCAAAAAGTATGCGGGGACGTTGCCCCTTAGAGCTGCCAGATTTGCAGACTCACCCTGGCCTCTGGAAAGCCAGGCTAGACTCTCAGGCATCGGCCTGCCACCGAGACATTCTG
This window harbors:
- the PHOSPHO1 gene encoding phosphoethanolamine/phosphocholine phosphatase, translated to MNGCFEGVGLRCLFKGVSMAAPKPPKYLLAFDFDETIINENSDDSVIRAAPGQALPEHIRQTFRDGFYNEYMQRVFEYLGDQGVKMLNYKTIYENIPLSPGMPELFQFLSKNQDQFEIILLSDANMFGIECTLRAAGVYSLFRKIFSNPSGFDKRGYLTLGPYHAHKCPQCPANMCKRKILTEYLTERAQEGTEFENVFYIGDGANDFCPSVALTSTDIAFPRKGYPMHQMTQEMEKKQPRAFQATVVPWDSAVEVCCYLQELLKKKC